The genomic window TGGCGAGATTCCGCGAGAACTGGGTATACAAAAACTTGTAACTCTTGATTATTTTGCGTGCGCAATCATAGTTCAGAAAGCGATTGGACTGCTTCTTTTGCCACTTTGAAATACAGCGAGTCCTTCTCAATTCCAACTGACTCATATCCCACTGCTTCCGCTGCGGCTAGCGTAGAACCGGCTCCTGCGAAAGTGTCAACTACTACGCCCTCCCCAAGAGGAAGCACGCCTCTTACCAACATTCGCATGAATGCTTGTGGCTTTAAGCTTGGATGTGGCGCGATAGCTCTTTCATTCTTCCTAGTCGGAGAAGATCGGATCACATCTCCAAAGGGTTTAAAGCTATTCGGTCGACGAAAACCTCCAGTTCGCCATTTACGCAGATTATCCTGAACCCTTCCTTCGATAGGCCTACGAAATAGCAACCAGGGCTCCCACATGGATCTTGGGAGTACACTGACCCCTTCGAATTCATCGTGCGCCGCCTTTGGCCGGTCGCCACCTCGCATAGTCATCACCAACCTTACGATTTCACCCCTCCTTTCAAGACCCGCGTCTGCAATAGCGCCTGCAACGATATGGGAAAGAAGAGGATTAGAAGCAACAACAACATTGGCGCCCGGTACCAGCTTGGGTAACAGGAGCCGGGTCCAGATAAAGAAAAACTCACGGAGATACAGCTTCTGTCCATCAGTTAGAGTTGTAAATCTGGGTAGTGGCGACCGGACGTTACCGTCAAATGAAGGCGGTATTCTCCAGACTCCTCCCTTCCTGGTTCTGAGCTTCGACTGTTCTTTCCTCGAGTATTCCTGCAGACCGTAGGGTGGATCTGTGACTATAGCATGTATAGAGCTATCTTCTCGTGCATCCAGCCAGTCTAAACAGTCACCGTGAACTAACGTGGCATTTCCAATTCTGTAAGGTGTCTCCAACTCTGTATTGCCAAGTATCGTTCGTTGCAAACTGCTGTCATAATCGTCTTTGAGTCGGTAGATTCCTCTTCTTTCCCTTACAAACATTGATGGAGTGTTAAGGCGCAGATAGGATCTTATGGAAGACTCTGGCATATGTCCTTCGACCTTCGCGACTCTTTCAGCAACTTGCTTCGCCGACAAAGCTTCCGAAGAAAGCCGCATTACTCGTATTATGGCGTCCCTTACTTGCCCTGGAGCATATCGTTCATGATCATTTGCCATATTAGAATTATAGACGTCGGGACGTCGAAAGTCAACGGCTTAACTGCAAGAAGACTTAACTTTTTGACTGGAGAAATGGCAAACGGACAAATCAGGTATTTCTTCGAATGAGGCGATAAACTGACTTGACGTTTGCAGGACGATGTCTTATATATGACCATAGACATGACCATAGTCATTTGATACTGTCCGAGGACCACATGCCGACTATCTCAAAAAGCAAGCTCAAGGCCAACATGCTCCAGGTCTTCAGGGAAATCGAGGAATCGGGCGAAGAGCTGATCGTGACGCACAACCGGCGTCCTGTTCTGCGCATTCGGCCCATTGGAACAAAGCAACCGGTTGACAGGGTGTTCGAGAAACTACGTGGGAAAGTTGTCTACCAAGAGGACATCAACACGCCCACCACCGACGAATGGGATGAAGTGTAATGGTCGTACTGGATACGTCCTCACTGATATTCTGGACATTGGATCCCGGCCGCCTGTCCAGGACTGCCGAACAGACAATCGCACAGGCCGGCCGCGTAGGCGTCAGTTCGATATCGATCTGGGAGATCGGCATCAAAGTAGAACGGGGCAGGCTTGTACTGCCACTTTCCGGCGGGGAATACCTGGAAAACCTGGAACAAACCAATCGGGTGGAAATACTGCCTGTGGATCTGAGTACCTGGATCAGGAATCTACAACTGGATTGGAATCACCGGGATCCTGTCGACCGGACGATCGTAGCCACGGCTTCTCTACACAACTGCCCGCTTGTGACTTCGGACAACGTACTCCGCAGTTTCTACGAGAAGGCTATCTGGTAGGACCGCACATCTGGCACCGCAGACATCGTCACACCGGCGCCGGTGCCACGTGCTCAAGCCCAAACTCTTCCCGCAGCCGATCCATCTCCGCTTTCAACTCCTCGGGATCGGACGTGTCCGGCGGTAAGCGCCGCAACAGCCGGTCGGAAGCCTCGAAGAAGCGGTCCAGGCCGGCGGGTGTGCAGATCAGCATGATCCGGGCAGGATCATCACCGTCGTTCCAAAACGAATGAGGCTTCCATCCCGGCACCGTGACCATCTGGCCGGATTCCAAAACGAAAGCGCTTTCATGGAGAAACTGGAAAGTCAAGACGCCGCGGACGACCAGGAACATTTCGATGAAGGCGTGCCGGGTGAATACGGGCGGTGGACTGTGGGGCGGTTCGACGGCCTCGATGACTGTCACGCGGCCCTCCGTGGCGGCGCCCGGGGTCATGACCCGGACGTTCTGGCCCATCAGTGTTTTGAGCCAAGGGCCTCCGGAGCCTCCGGAGCCGTCACCTTTCATGGCTTTCTCCGTACTCAAGCCTTGATCGTATCCTGCGCAGCCGATTCGCTCATCTGACGATCCGGGTCACAGTTAAGACCGCGCTCAAATCGCTTGCTCTCCCGGCGCTTCCATTACGGGCAGTCACGAGTCCGCCGGATTCGGCCACGCTCAGGACGCCGACGCGCCTCCCGCGCCTCCCCCGACCGCCATCATCTCCCGCCCTTCTTCGGCGTAGACCTTCTTGACCTCCTGGTCCACGGTGCGCCAGACGAGAAACTGCTTGCGGAGGGTGTTCAGGAAACGCCGGTTCAGCCGCTGCCAGGAGTCCACGTCTCCGCTTTCCCGGTGTATATCCACCCATACCGCGTACAGGTCGTGTTCCTGCTCCGCGGGCGCCGCGCTCAGGGCCACCCGCTGGCTGACGCCCGTGTCGTAGGGCGCCAGCCAGGTCTTCATCTCGATCATGTACGTCACCACGGCCTCCTCGCCGGTGCCCGTCAGGACCACCTCGTCTGTCATGAAGTTCCCCAGCGTGCTCTCGCCGTATGACTCGAAGAACCGCGTCAGGTAGGCGTAGAGGCCCAGCGTCTCCGTGCGGCTGATGGTGAAGGGAAACTCGAAACTCCAGTTGTCGCCGTCGGGTTCGGGGAAGGACCACTGCCGCTTCACGTCGGGCACGGCCATCTGGGACGCCTTGCCGGCCGGGTAGATCGTCGAGAGCATGACCACCGCCATGACCATGGCCGTGGAGGCCACGGCAGAAAGGGAGGAGTAGTTCAGGGTCAGGCCCGCCAGCAGCTGGTACTCCGTGATGCCCCGGGCCACGGTCTGTCCGATCAGGTAGCCGGACATGCCCCCGATGACGGCGTACATGGCCGCCTCGGCCATGAAGAGCGCGCCGATATGGGCCGGCGCCAGGCCCACGGCGCTGTACACCCCGATCTCGCTGAAGCGCTCGTAGACGGCGTTCATCATGGTATTCAGGATGATGAGCGCGGCGACGACCATGGGGATGAACAGGTTGCCCAGGCCGGACAGGGAACTCAGGGACATGGCGCTGTATACGGCGACCTCGCCTTCGACGGCGGCCACCACCGGTATGCCCAGGCGCTGCATGAAGCGCTCGATCCGGTCGCGGGCGGCTTCGTCCGTGGGAAAACGGACCGCCACGGAGCGGAGCGTGCCGCCGAGGTCGTTCACGAAGGCCTGCGGCGCCAGGATGATATTGGCGGCCGGCATGTGCTCAAACCGCGCCATTTGAACCGGTTCCTCGTCGTAGTCCATGAGGGCGAGTTCCGTGAGCAGGTCGTGGCCTGTCGCCGTATAGTCGACCGGCGTCAGCGGCTCTCCGTCCAGGTCGGTGATCCCTTCCATGACGGCCGCGTCGAACATGCCGATCACCCGGTAGGGCTTGCCGAAGATCTGGATTTCCGACCGGCCCGTGTCTTCTTCGGTCATGCCCAGGAGTTCGGCCATCTGCGTCGGAATGATGCATACGTCGGTCTCGTCCGCGGAGAACCATCTTCCCGACGTCAGCGCGCGGTCGAGGCCGCTCACCTCACCTTCACCGGGAAGCAGGCCCAGCATGGCCGAGGCATAGGTGGACCTGGGCGTTCCGTCCGCGCCCGTCCGGTCGATCTTGACGAAGGTCTGGTCTCCGGGAAGGTTCCCGGAATACCACGTCCTGGAAACGATCTGGATACCCTGGTCTTCGGCTTCCGAAGACCCGAATTCGGAGAGCACGTACTCGTGAGTCTGCTTCTGGAGCGGCGCCCAGTTAGGATTCCGCACGAGCATTCCGGTATAGGCGGCCTCCGTGTCCTGGCTCACCTTCTGCAGCCGGAGAAAGGTCTGCACGGAGGTGAAGGAAAGCACGGTAAACACCAGGAGCACCAGGGTGGCGCAGGTCAGCAGCGTCCGGGCCTTGCGCTTGCGCATGTTGCCGATACCCAGGGCGAAGGCCGTGGCCAGGGCGCTCGAACGCCGCACGTCGGTGGCCTGCACGGTTCGGTGGTCCTGCCTTACCTCGCGCATGGTCTGGCTGAACCGTCCCGATATGAGCCAGATGACCACGGCCGCCAGGGCAAAGGTGATGAAGGCGAGGAGCACGATATCGGGCGCCGTGGTGATCTGGAAGGCCGGATGGGTGAACCGCAGCACCCCGTAGGCGGCCAGGAAGATGCCGAAGGTGGTGGCGATGCGCTTGTACACGTTGGCGAAACCGAAGAGCAGACGTTCCAGGGCGTAGGCGAAGGGGATCACCAGCACCATGTAGAACAGGACGCCCTTCACGACGTCGTTGGCCGTTCCCGTCGCGTCGGGATAGGCGCGGGACTCGTATCCCCACGCGGCGCGGGCGTGCTTGACGAAGCGGTCCCATTGCAGACTCTGGCGGGCGGCTTCGGCCTGGTCCAGCAGGCGTCCCGCCTCCCGGTGGAAGTCATCGAGCCGGGTATTGTTCACGCCGACGGACTTGAGCGCGTTGATCCGCGTCTCGTCCAGGTGCCACATGTCCTTCGCGACCTGGTACGAGGTAAGGGGAATGGCGCCGATCCCCGAATCGAACCCGATGCCCTCGGGGTTGTTTTCGTCCGCGTTGGTCAGGACCAGGCGGCGGCCGAACAGGCCGGTGGACATGGTGACCTTGAACCGGCTCTCCGGCGGCATGAAGACCACGGCAGTGTCTTCTTCGTAGGAAAACCCCGTTGTCCACGCGCCCTCCTGGAAGGTCAGGCCCCATTCGAGGGGCGGATTGCCCGATTCGTTCAGCACCACGGCCTCGTTGAGCCGCGTCAGGAACCGCGGATCCACCAGGTCGTAGATATTGGTCGCCTCCGACCGGAAGACCACCGTGGGTTTCTCCTTGTCCACCCAGTCCATGGTGATTTCGAGGGGGTAGGCGCCTTCGCCGTAGGGGCCCCGGTCCGGCGCGTAGATGATCTCTCCCGTTTCGGGGTCCATGACGTAGCCTTCCGTCGGGTAGGTGCGGCCCGCCTCCAGTTCGGTGCATTCGGCCACGCCGGCGCTGTCCGCCACCACGAAGATCTCGTTCTTCACGCCGCTGATGGTCTTGTTGTAGCGGCGGAACCGGACCACGGCGCCGGGCTTGGGTTTGCTCGGGATGTAATCCTCCCTGGGATCGAATTCCACGACCCGGATGCGGCCGTTCACGAAGCGGTCTTCGAGCTGCATCTTGAAATCCGGGAACAGGCGGGGGTCGTTGACGCCGCGGCCGAACAGCTCGGTCAGCAGAACGGCCTGCGTGTACACGTTGTGGAAATTGACCCGGTCGAGGTCGTCGATGGGCGTATCCACGAACTCGCGGACGTCGAACACGGTGGCGAAGGACAGGGCGGGCAGCCCCATCCAGAAGACCAGTTCGGCGTCCAGGGCGATGTTGCCGGCGGGAAAGAACCCCGCGGTCCGGTGGCCCTGCGACGGAGAGATCACGTTCACGAGGGCGCCGGGCGGGAAAGCGCCCCGCCGGATGACGTCTTCCGCATAGCCCATGAAGGTGCGTCCGAAGGGCGTGAAGAACCGCTGTTTCTCGAAGGAATCACCCCCGAAGAGGACACCGGAGTAGATGACCCCGATCTGGTCCCGGGCGCTGGACAGGTCGATGCCCGCGAAGAGCTTGATGTTGATGGGATCCTCGAGCTTGTCCGCGAAGTGGCTGGAAATGCGTGCGTGACGGTAGGAAAAATCGTTAATCCCGCTGAGCGACATGAAGTGGCCCGAGGTCGCCAGGATCAGCACCGTGCGCGCGGGAGGATGAGCGGCGAAGTAACGGGCCATTTCCAGAAGCGCGGCCACGCCGGACGCCTGGTTCGCGCCGGGGGATACGGCCGGCACGGAGGAAATGGAGTCGTAGTAGGACTCCAGTACGATGACCTCCTCCTTCAGCACCGGGTGCGTACCCGTGATCCTGCCGAATACGTTGTAGGCCGGGAGGCGTTTCCAGGTCATGCGTCCTCTTGCCCGGACGTTTATGGCGCCGTGGGCTTCCAGGTATTCGATCAGGGGCCGGGCCGCCCCCTTTTTCATCCAGAACCGGGGGAAGTCGAGGGGAACCTGGAGGTGCTTTTCCTCCCCGTCGACCCGCGTGGTGTGGTCGGGCTCCGCGAAGATCACGGCGCTGCCGCCCAACAGGGCCGCCCGCTGCCAGTTGACGCCGGAGTTGAAGTCCATCAGGAAGACGGCGCCGGCTGGATCGATCCCGTTGAAATCCTCCCATTCGCCGTTGCCGATGTAGTGGAGTTTCCCCGTGATGCCGCCCGGAGGCGTCGTGGAAGTGCGGACGAGGTTGGGCCACAATGCGTAGAGGGGAATCGACCGGGTTTCCAGGGTCGTGGAGTCGAGGATGGTCAGTTCGCCGCCCTCGTCCAGGGGGACGGACGAGACGAATTCCTCCATCTCCACGTCCTCGAGGCCGATTTCCCGCATGCGGTCGGCCAGGAAGTACGCTGCCTCGGTGGCCCCGGGGTAGCCGGCCACGCGGGAGCCGAAGGACACCAGGTCGGTGATGGTCTTCCTGATACGCAGGGAGTCGACCACCGCGGCCACCTGATCGTCGCCGATCGGTTCCGCCAGGATCTCCACACGCTCGCGGACGCCCGACGTCTGGCAGGCGGAGATGCCGCACAGCAGCGCCAGGCCGGCCAGACCGGCCAGGCCGACCAGGAAACCGGGTATGGTTTTCGTTTTACGCACGTCGCGTTTCCCTAGACCTTCCACTTCCGCCGCATCTCCTCCATGGAAACGGTCTTACCCTGGGTCCACGCATAATGGGCGATGGGATTCTCGCCGACCCACCGGTGGTCGACGGGTTCGCTGGCCAGCTGGTAGCGGGTATCGGTGCTGATCCGGTACCGGTTCGACGCATTGTTGATGGAACCGTGCATGGTGTACATGCCGAGGACGATCACGTCGCCCATTCTGAATTCGCTCGTCTGCCACTGCCCCCCGTACTGGTCGACCATCACGATGGGCTCGTTGGTGAAGTGGCCCGTCACGTGGTCCCGGTCCACGTCCATCTGGCCGTAGGTCTCCTTGACGGCCTCGAACTGGTGGGAACCGGCCAGGATGACCAGGGGTCCCATGTCGTAGGTGACGTCGTCCAGGGGCGTCCAGACCGTGTACAGGTTCGGCGTGCCGCGGCCCATGTAAACCATGTCGTAGTGCGCCCCCGTGTTGTCTCCCGGCCCCACGGCCCGGAGCCACTTGTAATCGAAGGTGAGGACGGGACCTCCCAGGAACCTTTCGAAGAACCCCATGATTTCGGGGGAATTGACCACGGCGAGGAATTCGTCTGTATGGGTCACCCGCTTGGCGCCGCCGAAGAAGGCCCCGCGCTTGCCGGGGGCCGCGACGCCCAGGTCGAGGGGGTAGTCCGGGTCGATCTGGTCGTTGGCGTGGAGATTCTCCAGCGCGACCCTGCGGGCTTCCCGGACCTTATCCGGATCGTGGAGACCGCGGATGAGCAGGTAGCCGTCCTCGGCCATGCGTTCCCGCAGGGCTTCCGCGTCGTCCAGCAGTTCGTTGGCTTCCCGGAGCGTGGACAGGTACTTGCCGTCCATCTGCAACTCGTCCTTGCCCATGACCAGGCGTTTGGAATACCGGGTGGTCATTGATCCCTCCGTCGTTTGTCCATGCATTGAAAAGGACGCATTGTTGGAAAAGGATTCGGATTTCCTTAAACGAGATGTCAGGTCCCGACCTGCGCCAGGAAATCGCGACGCACTACGTTACCCGGACGGCCGACGCCTCGACGGCCGCGTACAAGGTATCCCCGGCAGTTACGTTACCCGGACGGCCGACGCCTCGACGGCCGCGTACAAGGTATCCCCGGCAGTTACGTTACCCGGACGGCCGACGCCTCGACGGCCGCGTACAAGGTATCCCCGGCAGTTACGTTACCCGGACGGCCGACGCCTCGACGGCCGCGTACAAGGTATCCCCGGCAGTTACGTTGCCAGGACCGCCGACGCCTCGACGGCCGCGTACAAGGTATCCCCGGCAGTTACGTTGCCAGGACCGCCGACGCCTCGACGGCCGCGTACAAGGTATCCCCGGCAGTTACGTTGCCAGGACCGCCGACGCCTCGACGGCCGCGTACACGGTATCCCCGACGGTCAGGCCCAATTCGGCGAAGGAGTTCCGCGCCACGTGGACGGTAAGGCGCAGGCCCGCGTCCAGGTCCAGGCGAATGCGGTCCCCGTCCACCGCCGCGGCGGAGACGACGCCTTCGAGTATATTCGCGGCGTCCGGGGGAAGGGGCAGCCGGGACAACCGGACCGCGTCCGGCGCTATGGCGATGTGGACCGTTCCACGCGCAGCCGCATCCGTGCGCAACGTCACGCCGTTCTCCAGCCGGACGACCGGACCGTCCGCGGTATCCGCTACGTGCCCCTTGAACACATTCTCCGGACCGGCTTCGAGCATGCGGCCGTCGCGCATGATGAGTACTTCATCGGCGATGCGGCGGGCCTGCTCGTACTGGTGCGTCGAGAGTACCACGGTCATGCACCGCTGACGGCACGTTTCCCGGAGTATCTCTTCGATCTGCCGCCCATGGGCCGCGTCCACGCTGGCCGTGGGTTCGTCGAGCAGCAGGACGTCGGGTTCGGTGACCAGGGCCCGGGCCAGTCCCGCGCGCTGGGCTTCTCCGCCCGACAGGCTGTGGGCGGGCCGGTGGGCGAACTCCCGGAGGCCTACCTTGCCGAGCATGCCGGTCACGCGTTCTTCGATGGCCTCCTTCGCCATGCCGCGGAATCGCAGCCCGGACGCCACGTTCTCGAACACGGTGGACCGGAACAGGTACACGTGCTGCATGAGCAGCGTGACGCGGCGGCGGTACCGGCGGCCGCGGGCCGGATCGGCGCCGTGCACGGGCCGGCCTTCGAAGAGGATCCGGCCTTCCTGCGGCAGCGTCAGCAGGGCGAGCATGTTCAGGAGCGTCGTCTTGCCCGATCCGTTCGTGCCGTAAACGGCGTAGGTTCTTCCGGGGGACAGGGCGAGGCGGCTCACCCGCAGATGAAACCCGGAAGCGTAACGGTGCGCCAGGTTCTCGACCACGATGATCGGATCGGCCATCAGTCGTCGAACCCCTGCAGCCAGTGAAAGAGTATGTTCGCGCCGAAGGCCGTGAGCAGCAGGATGATGCCGAGGGCGATGGCCAGGCCGAATTCCCCCTTGCTGCTCTCGAGGGCGATCGCCGTCGTCATGGTCCGCGTGCTCCCCTTGATGTTGCCGCCCAGCATCATGGCCGCGCCTACCTCGGCGATGACCCGCCCGAAGGCGGCGACCACCGCGGCCATGATGCCGAACCGGGCCTCCGAAATCAGCGTGCGGGCCGTCTGGGCCGTCGTGGCGCCCAGCGTCAGGGCCGTCTCCGTGATCCGGGAATCGACGGCGCGGAAGGCCGAAAGGGTGAAGGCGGCCACGATGGGCAGGGCGAGGATGGTCTCGCCGATGATCATGGCCTTCGGCGTATACAACAGCTCGAGAAACCCCAGGGGGCCGCGCCGGGAGATCATGGCGTAGACGAAGAGGCCGATCACCACGGTCGGCATGGCCAGCAGCGTATTGAGCACCGTGGTAACCAGCCGCTGTCCGCGAAACCGGTGGGTCGCGAGGAAGTAGCCCGCAGGCAGTCCCATGACGGAGGCCAGCAGGATCGCGGACACCGCGACGAAAACCGAAACGCCGACGATGCCGTACACGCCGGACTCGCCCGTGAGCAGTAATCGGACCGCTTCCTGAAATCCACTGAGCAGGTAGTCCATGTTCCCTATGAAACAACAAAACGGCCCCTCGAATCAACAGGTTTTTCCCCTGCCGGAAACACCTAAATACGTTGACAGAATCACCTCGGGACTGTAGGTTGTCTGGCGTTCGGCGGGGCCATGCTCCGTTGGCGACGCGATTTGCGGACGGGCTCGCCCCTGCCGGCGCTTTCCTCATCCTTCGGACCGCGGTTTCGCATGTAACCACCCCAATCAAGCAAAGGATCAGACGATCGGATGCCCGTACTAGGGATCATTGGCGTCCTGTGGCTGCTGCTCGTCCTGGCCGCGGGTTACTGGGGTAGCCGGCGCAAGCTTGACGCGACCTTCGTCAAGGGCGTCCAGACGCTGATCACCATCGTCGCCCTGGCCGTCGCGGCCCCGCAGCTCGGCGTGTTCAAAACCGCCCTCGCGGCGCTCTGGCTCCTCCTTTTCGTCGCCGCGTCCACCCTGATGCGGCGGTTTCGCGTGCCGGACCTGGCCGGGCGGGCCATCGCCCTGGCCACCGTGGGCCTGGCGGTGTGGGGCACCGACTCCCTGAACGTCATGCTGATCCGCACGCTGATCATGCTTGCGGTAACCAGCATCTTTCTCCTCGGACTGAACCTGGGCTTCCGGTACCTGATCCGCCGCATACTCTGGATCTTCCCCGTACTCTTCGCCGTCTCGGTCATCACCTTCTCCATCATGCACGCCGTGCCCGGCGGTCCCTTCGACGCGGGCGGCGAGACCGGCGGCATACCGCTCACGCCCGAGGTGCGCGCCAACCTGATGCGGAAGTACAATCTCGATCAGCCGCTGCACATACAATACATCTCCTGGGTGAGCAACGTCGTACGGGGCGACTTCGGCTACTCCTTCCAGCACCAGAGCAAGACCTGCCAGGAACTCATCGCGCAGGCCTGGCCCGTGTCCGTCCACCTGGGCAGCATGGCCCTGGTCGTGGCCCTGACCGGCGGACTGCTGCTGGGCATTCTCGCGGCGGTGTACCAGAACACCTGGATCGATTACGTCGCCTCGCTCACGGCGGTATTCAGCATCGTCACGCCCAGTTTCGTCGTGGCCGTGGGCCTGACCGTCGTGTTCTCGCTCTGGTTGCACCTGTTTGAAACGGGGGGCTGGAATTCGCCCAAGGACTGGGTCATGCCTGTGATTGCGTTGTCGCTCGGGGACATGGCCGTGGTGGCGAGATATACCCGGTCGAACATGATCGAGGCCATCCGGGCCGACTACGTGCGCACCGCCCGGGCCAAGGGCCTCACCGAGTTCTCGGTCGTGGTGGTGCACGTGTTCAAGAACGCCCTGATCCCCCTGCTGACCATCGCGGGACCGATGATGGCCAACCTGATCACCGGGTCCTTCTTCATCGAGACGATCTTCCGGATCCCCGGCCTGGGGCGGTACTTCACCACAAGCGTATTCGCCCGGGACTACCCCATGATCATGTCCACGGCCCTGCTCTGGTCGTCGCTTATCGTCGTGATCTACGTCATCACGGACCTCATGTACGCACTGGTGGACCCCCGCATTCGGTATCGGAAGGATTAAGCATGGATCCGATCGGCACAACGGGCGAAGTCGGCATCGTCTGGGTCCTGGGCGCCGTCCTGGGATGGAGCTGGGACACCATGATCCTCGAGGTGGGGCGGATCGCCCTGGCGATCCAGTTGCTGCTCTACCTGCCCCGCATGTACCGCCTGGGCCGGAAGAACGAAACCGGGCGATGGGCGTCCTTCTGTCACCGGGCTGTCCAGCGTAAATCGCTATTCGCCGCCGTGAGCGCGGGTGCCGTGCTCGCGGCGTGGTGGCTGCTCGGCCCATGGATGGACCAGTACCCATACGGCACGGAAGACATCCCCGAGAGCCTGTCGGAATCCCTGAGCTGGGACGGCCTCGAGCCCTTCTTCTCCTGGGCGGGACTGATCTTCCGCGTCACGCTGGCCACGGAGTTCACCCTGCTCTGGCCGCGTGCCTACCGGTACTTCAAGAAACACGACAGCGGGCTCTGGGCGGACGCCACCCGGCGGTTTTCCCGAAACAAGCTGTCCCTGGTGGGACTCTTCCTGGTCCTGCTGCTGAGCAACACGGCGCTGCTCGCGCCCTGGATCGCGCCTCTGCACTATACCAAGCAGAACTTCCTGGTCGCCTGGCAGGAACCGTCCTGGATGTATCCCTTCGGCACGGACGGCCTGGGCCGCGACCTCTTCAGCCGGGTCATCTACGGCGCCGAGATCTCCATGACGGTGGGCGTCCTCGTACAGGCCATCATCTTCGCCATCGGCGTCCCCCTGGGCGCCCTCGCCGGGTACGCGGGGGGCCGCGTGGACAGCGTCATCATGCGGGGGGTCGACATCATGTCGGCCTTTCCGGGCCTGCTCTTCATCATCCTGATCATGTCGTGGCTGGGGGCCGGACTGTTCAACATCTTCATCGCCATCGGGGTAACCGGATGGGTAGGGGTATGCCGTCTCCTCAGGGGGCAGATTCTGTCTTTGAAGGAAAAGGAATTCGTCCGGGCGGCCAAGGCCATGGGCGGCAGCCACCTGCGCATCGTCGTCACCCACATCCTGCCGAACAGCCTGACGCCGCTGATCGTGGCCCTTGCCCTGGGCATCCCGTCGGCCATCTTCGCGGAGGCCGGACTGAGCTTCATCGGCATCGGCATCAGTCCGCCCACGCCGAGCTGGGGGCAGATGGTCGGGGAGAACGCCAACTATATCCGATCCTACTGGCACCTGGCGACCTTTCCCGCCATCATGATCGCCCTCACCATGCTCGGATTCCAGCTGATGGGCGACGGGCTCCGGGACGCTCTCGACCCCAAGATGAACGCGTAAACCACACTGCAGCGGGCAGCACGGCGTGCGCGGCCGTGAAAAAAAAGTAGCCATGGCCCTTGACACGACGAGATTTACCCGTATATTTAGCCGTGTCGCCGTCACGGCGGCAGCCCGAACCCTTGCAAGTTCCCCTGATTGATTCCTCAATGGAAAGCCGGATCTTCCTTAGAATAGATTCATGACGGCCGGTACCGCATTCTACGGGATTACTCCATCACCAAGGTAAGTTTCGTTTGCCCGTATCCTGATGGCATAACCAGAACCAGCACAACCGCGCGTCTCCAGACGCGACACGCCCAGGCCTGACTACCGGAAACGACCCGTTCGCGATCCGCCGTTTCCGCCGCACATAATGTTCACAACCCAGTCTGCCAGTAAATACACTCCCCACGACGCGCCCGGGAATCGGTGCCTTGAGGAACGCCCGGACGGCGGGAGTTCACCATACCTTTTCACCAAGGGAAGGAAGCATGCACATTCTGGAACTTAAGACCAAGACGCTCCCGGACCTGTATTCCATCGCCCAGGAGCTCGATCTGCAGAGCTACACGGGCTTG from Gemmatimonadota bacterium includes these protein-coding regions:
- a CDS encoding type II toxin-antitoxin system VapC family toxin — encoded protein: MVVLDTSSLIFWTLDPGRLSRTAEQTIAQAGRVGVSSISIWEIGIKVERGRLVLPLSGGEYLENLEQTNRVEILPVDLSTWIRNLQLDWNHRDPVDRTIVATASLHNCPLVTSDNVLRSFYEKAIW
- a CDS encoding DNA methyltransferase, with protein sequence MANDHERYAPGQVRDAIIRVMRLSSEALSAKQVAERVAKVEGHMPESSIRSYLRLNTPSMFVRERRGIYRLKDDYDSSLQRTILGNTELETPYRIGNATLVHGDCLDWLDAREDSSIHAIVTDPPYGLQEYSRKEQSKLRTRKGGVWRIPPSFDGNVRSPLPRFTTLTDGQKLYLREFFFIWTRLLLPKLVPGANVVVASNPLLSHIVAGAIADAGLERRGEIVRLVMTMRGGDRPKAAHDEFEGVSVLPRSMWEPWLLFRRPIEGRVQDNLRKWRTGGFRRPNSFKPFGDVIRSSPTRKNERAIAPHPSLKPQAFMRMLVRGVLPLGEGVVVDTFAGAGSTLAAAEAVGYESVGIEKDSLYFKVAKEAVQSLSEL
- a CDS encoding cupin domain-containing protein, encoding MKGDGSGGSGGPWLKTLMGQNVRVMTPGAATEGRVTVIEAVEPPHSPPPVFTRHAFIEMFLVVRGVLTFQFLHESAFVLESGQMVTVPGWKPHSFWNDGDDPARIMLICTPAGLDRFFEASDRLLRRLPPDTSDPEELKAEMDRLREEFGLEHVAPAPV
- a CDS encoding prevent-host-death protein; this encodes MPTISKSKLKANMLQVFREIEESGEELIVTHNRRPVLRIRPIGTKQPVDRVFEKLRGKVVYQEDINTPTTDEWDEV